One genomic window of Aricia agestis chromosome 7, ilAriAges1.1, whole genome shotgun sequence includes the following:
- the LOC121728646 gene encoding periodic tryptophan protein 2 homolog — MKYNYKFQNLLGTVYKRGDILFTNDGNCVISPVGNKITIYDLKQNKSNTLAIESHFNYTAIDVSPNGSVLLAINEKGEAQMISLLTCTVIHRYKFKQEVNAVRFSPDGRHFAACCDDTVFIMTAPCSFTGEFRSFVMKRVFKKARDDVTCLDWSSCGKLLAVGSKDTTTKIYTIDYLDNLNMYALSGHTDKIVGVFFEKKSLDLISVSRNGQVCLWEASIDMDDLVTSEVQISHKKRRKLQKEAEELEEDEVDEKNIIEKDKEYESDEEMEEEKKVEEAKKLAYKKLGRWYIGDAIRNASHKVKLTAAAYHKNTKLLVTGFSNGIFFLHEMPDVNLIHTLSISEHRISSIAISDQGDWIAFGCPNIGQLLVWEWQSEQYVMKQQGHSLDMTCLAYSPDGLYIVTGGYDGKVKVWNTTSGFCFVTFSEHKSSVTSIVFSPNKKFFVSASLDGTVRCYDLTRYRNFRTLTSPSLVQFGCVALDASSELCAAGGTDVFDIYVWSAKFGRLLEVLSGHTAPVSSLAFSPVVSSSRLASASWDRTVRLWECVEASSDCETIQLTADALQVVFRPDGEQIAVSTLDGNITFFSLNCEQIGSIEGRNDLGAGRADADLITPEKMLKTKAFTSICYSADGSCVLGGGNSKHVCLYSVAEAVLIRKYVITQNRSLDAVNDYINRRFLTEFGNMALVEERGELEGGSVNIRLPGVKAGDMADRNVKPEVRVHCVRFSPTGESFAVAATEGLLIYSQNGVDGSFRPYRLESGSTPAAVKSRLRAGQWGGALSGALQLNDHELVRACVEAVPPGDIELTVTNLEEDYAHRLLNSIARLLEDSRHLEHLLLWVKYLITGRKKIPASILLALEKVLTVKYSQIGKICDFNKYTIRCIRAVGELTPKQEDVDMDSDNSSGRGTFSDTD; from the exons atgaagtATAATTACAAG TTCCAAAACCTCTTAGGAACTGTATATAAACGAGGAGACATCTTGTTTACTAACGATGGAAACTGTGTGATTAGTCCAGTTGGAAATAAAATCACAATTTATGATCTAAAACA GAACAAAAGCAACACATTGGCAATAGAAAGCCACTTTAACTACACAGCCATTGATGTATCACCAAATGGATCGGTTTTGCTTGCAATCAATGAAA agGGTGAAGCACAGATGATAAGTCTCCTAACATGTACTGTCATACACAGGTACAAGTTCAAGCAGGAGGTGAATGCTGTAAGGTTCAGCCCTGATGGAAGACATTTTGCTGCATGTTGTGACGATACAG tatTCATAATGACTGCACCCTGCAGCTTCACTGGTGAATTTCGGTCTTTCGTCATGAAAAGGGTCTTCAAGAAGGCGCGTGATGACGTCACATGCTTAGACTGGTCTAGCTGCGGCAAACTTTTAGCTGTGGGCTCCAAGGACACTACCACCAAAATATACACCATTGACTACTTAGATAACTTAAACATGTACGCACTGAGCGGCCATACCGATAAGATTGTTGGTGTGTTCTTCGAGAAGAAAAGTTTGGATCTTATATCGGTGAGTCGGAATGGTCAAGTGTGTTTATGGGAAGCGAGTATAGACATGGATGATTTAGTAACGTCCGAAGTACAAATATCTCATAAGAAGAGGAGGAAACTGCAGAAGGAGGCAGAGGAGTTGGAAGAAGATGAAGTTGATGAGAAGAATATTATAGAAAAGGATAAGGAATAC GAAAGCGACGAAGAAATGGAAGAGGAAAAGAAAGTGGAAGAAGCGAAGAAGTTGGCGTACAAGAAGCTTGGGCGGTGGTACATCGGCGACGCGATACGTAACGCCAGCCATAAGGTCAAGCTCACCGCAGCCGCTTATCATAAGAACACCAAATTATTGGTTACCG GTTTCTCAAACGGTATATTCTTTCTCCACGAAATGCCCGATGTGAATCTAATACACACACTGAGTATATCGGAACACCGTATCAGTAGTATAGCTATATCGGACCAGGGTGATTGGATAGCATTTGGTTGTCCTAATATCGGACAGTTGCTGGTCTGGGAGTGGCAGA GTGAGCAATATGTAATGAAGCAGCAAGGTCATTCGTTAGACATGACCTGTCTTGCCTACTCACCGGACGGACTGTACATAGTCACGGGAGGTTACGACGGAAAGGTCAAAGTCTGGAATACGACCTCAGGGTTCTGTTTCGTGACCTTCAGCGAGCACAAGTCTTCAGTGACGAGTATAGTGTTCAGCCCGAACAAAAAGTTCTTCGTGTCCgcgtcgctagatggcactgtgCGGTGTTATGATTTGACAAG GTACCGTAACTTCCGAACTCTGACGTCGCCAAGTCTGGTACAGTTCGGATGTGTAGCGTTAGACGCTAGCAGCGAGCTCTGCGCCGCAGGAGGCACCGACGTCTTCGATATATACGTGTGGTCCGCCAAGTTCGGAAGACTGCTTGAA GTTCTATCCGGGCACACCGCACCAGTATCCAGTCTCGCCTTCAGTCCAGTAGTATCTAGCTCCCGACTGGCGTCCGCGTCCTGGGACAGGACGGTCCGGCTGTGGGAGTGCGTGGAGGCGAGCTCCGACTGCGAGACTATACAGCTGACGGCCGATGCGCTGCAGGTGGTCTTTCGGCCGGATGGCGAGCAG ATAGCAGTATCCACGTTGGACGGCAACATAACTTTCTTCAGTCTGAATTGCGAGCAGATCGGCAGCATCGAAGGTCGGAACGATCTTGGTGCCGGCCGAGCCGACGCCGACCTAATCACGCCTGAGAAGATGTTGAAGACCAA AGCGTTCACGTCCATCTGCTACTCGGCTGACGGCAGCTGCGTGCTCGGTGGCGGCAACTCCAAGCACGTGTGCCTGTACAGCGTTGCCGAGGCGGTGCTTATCCGGAAGTACGTCATCACGCAGAACCGCTCGCTCGACGCCGTCAAT GACTACATAAACCGGCGGTTCCTGACGGAGTTCGGCAACATGGCGCTGGTGGAGGAGCGGGGGGAGCTGGAGGGGGGGAGCGTCAACATCCGCCTGCCCGGCGTTAAGGCGGGAGACATGGCCGACAGGAATGTTAAGCCGGAG GTCCGTGTCCATTGCGTTCGGTTTTCGCCGACGGGTGAGAGTTTCGCCGTGGCGGCGACAGAAGGCCTGCTCATTTACAGCCAAAACGGAGTTGACGGTAGCTTCAG GCCGTACCGTCTAGAGAGCGGTAGTACACCCGCCGCGGTGAAGTCCCGACTTCGTGCCGGTCAGTGGGGCGGAGCCCTATCCGGAGCCCTGCAGCTCAACGACCATGAACTAGTGCGGGCGTGCGTTGAGGCAGTGCCGCCGGGAGACA TCGAACTGACCGTCACAAATCTAGAAGAGGACTACGCGCATCGTCTGCTGAACTCCATTGCCCGTCTACTAGAAGATAGTAGACACCTCGAGCACCTTCTTCTGTGGGTGAAATACCTGATAACGGGCAGAAAGAAGATACCAGCTAGCATTCTACTGGCGCTAGAGAAAGTGTTGACAGTGAAATACTCTCAGATTGGAAAAAT TTGCGACTTCAACAAGTACACCATAAGGTGTATCCGCGCAGTCGGCGAGTTGACGCCCAAGCAGGAGGACGTCGATATGGACAGCGACAACTCCAGTGGCAGGGGAACCTTCTCTGATACTGATTAA